A window of the Cystobacter fuscus genome harbors these coding sequences:
- a CDS encoding MarR family winged helix-turn-helix transcriptional regulator translates to MAKGRLPPGPPEGADLERLLLAGGEIGDRLRLVSLLTRRIEQRLGEHLGVNLTDLSAMEHLISNGPLTPSDLASRLEVTTAASTHIVDRLERAGHVSRERDATDRRKVLVVPVEASVARVIQQLTPMLESLDAVVAGLSEADRAVVERFLGQIIDVYVTALERPAGT, encoded by the coding sequence ATGGCGAAAGGTCGTCTGCCCCCGGGTCCGCCCGAGGGAGCTGATCTGGAGCGGTTGCTGCTCGCGGGAGGTGAAATCGGCGATCGCCTGCGGCTCGTCTCGCTCCTCACGCGGAGGATCGAGCAGCGCCTGGGCGAGCACCTGGGCGTCAACCTGACGGATCTCTCCGCCATGGAGCATCTGATCTCCAACGGGCCGTTGACCCCCAGCGACCTGGCCTCGCGCCTGGAGGTGACGACCGCGGCCAGCACGCACATCGTCGATCGACTGGAGCGGGCCGGACACGTCTCGCGCGAACGGGACGCCACGGACCGCCGCAAGGTGCTCGTCGTCCCGGTCGAGGCGTCCGTCGCCCGGGTCATCCAGCAATTGACGCCGATGCTCGAGAGCCTGGACGCGGTCGTGGCCGGGCTGAGCGAGGCCGACCGCGCCGTGGTCGAGCGGTTCCTCGGCCAGATCATCGACGTCTATGTCACCGCGCTCGAGCGCCCCGCCGGCACCTGA
- a CDS encoding FAD-dependent monooxygenase, with protein MAERTVLICGASIAGPALAFWLKRHGLRPVIVERAPELRTGGQSVDVRGAGQEVVRRMNLEQAIRARTTHEAGLAFVDSEGRVKARISSESLDGKGPTAELEILRGEFAQVLYDATREDTEYLFGDRVASLTETGDRVRVGFLHGPEREFDLVIAADGIGSKTRQLVFGDEARIRSLGLYIAYFTIPREPSDDNWARWYNAPGSRSLVLRPDNVGTTRALMTFLSPPRGYERLGQDEQKDVLRRVFADAGWQVPRALAGLAGTTDFYFEAIGQVRMPRWSRGRVALVGDAAYCASPISGMGTSLALVGAYVLAGELSRHADHAEAFAAYERVMRPYVARAQDVPSMAPRIANPKTRTGIALSHTVLRFATAPGVRQLLGRLLTPPAEAITLPDYGVS; from the coding sequence ATGGCCGAACGAACCGTCCTCATCTGCGGAGCCAGCATCGCCGGTCCGGCGCTCGCGTTCTGGTTGAAACGCCACGGTCTGCGCCCGGTCATCGTCGAGCGGGCCCCGGAACTGCGCACCGGGGGTCAGTCCGTGGACGTGCGCGGCGCGGGGCAGGAGGTCGTGCGCCGGATGAACCTCGAGCAGGCGATCCGCGCCCGGACGACCCATGAGGCGGGCCTCGCCTTCGTGGACTCGGAGGGGCGGGTGAAGGCGCGCATCAGCTCCGAGTCGCTGGACGGCAAGGGACCGACAGCCGAGCTGGAGATCCTGCGCGGCGAGTTCGCCCAGGTCCTCTACGACGCCACACGGGAGGACACCGAGTACCTTTTCGGCGATCGGGTGGCCTCCCTCACCGAGACCGGCGATCGGGTCCGGGTGGGCTTCCTCCACGGCCCCGAGCGCGAGTTCGATCTCGTCATCGCCGCGGATGGAATCGGCTCGAAGACGCGGCAGCTCGTGTTCGGGGACGAGGCGAGGATCCGCTCGCTGGGCCTCTACATCGCCTACTTCACGATTCCCCGGGAGCCGTCGGATGACAACTGGGCGCGCTGGTACAACGCCCCGGGCAGCCGCAGCCTGGTCCTGCGGCCGGACAACGTCGGCACGACCCGGGCCTTGATGACGTTCCTCAGTCCGCCCCGCGGCTATGAACGGCTCGGACAGGACGAGCAGAAGGACGTGCTCCGGCGGGTGTTCGCCGATGCCGGGTGGCAGGTGCCCCGGGCCCTGGCGGGCCTCGCCGGGACGACGGACTTCTACTTCGAGGCGATTGGCCAGGTGCGCATGCCCCGCTGGTCGCGAGGGCGGGTGGCGCTGGTGGGCGATGCCGCCTATTGCGCCTCGCCCATCAGCGGCATGGGGACGAGCCTGGCGCTGGTGGGCGCCTACGTCCTCGCGGGAGAGCTCTCCCGGCATGCGGACCATGCCGAGGCGTTCGCGGCCTACGAGCGGGTGATGCGCCCCTACGTCGCGCGGGCCCAGGATGTCCCCTCGATGGCACCGAGGATCGCCAATCCGAAGACCCGGACCGGCATCGCCCTGAGCCACACCGTGCTGCGCTTCGCCACCGCGCCCGGAGTGCGCCAGCTCCTCGGCCGGCTCCTGACGCCCCCCGCCGAGGCCATCACCCTGCCAGACTACGGCGTGTCCTGA